The following proteins are encoded in a genomic region of Magnolia sinica isolate HGM2019 chromosome 1, MsV1, whole genome shotgun sequence:
- the LOC131257806 gene encoding probable inactive ATP-dependent zinc metalloprotease FTSHI 2, chloroplastic isoform X1 → MDCFTLTSSRFAPLFPINPFQIPTRKRHLHPPFSISCISDQSEPSDRRKPERNPSKLLELSVTLTIISSSLPLSPAIAAATRTTEKKRKSPKTEALSPEELKSWSRDLPTVADRIPYTEILNLKREGKLKHIIKLPSLNLKQRPDAILVVLDDSRVLRTVLPSVERDAKFWDAWDQLDLNSACVSAYTPPIKKPEVPSPYLGFLSKFPLFLLSFVKTKPQSKRALEFKMARKELQRTRKAELARVREEREMMEKAIKAQKKVEDRKRNRELKKAQYEQSLRQARKNYQYMALVWANLARDQNVATALGFVFFFIFYRTVVFNYRRNQKDYEDRRKIEKAEAEEKRKMRELEKEMAGIEDEGDETEANEKDPYRQIMKFMQSGARVRRARSKRLPQYLERGVDVKFTDVAGLGKIRLELEEVVKFFTHGDMYRRRGVKIPGGILLCGPPGVGKTLLAKAVAGEAGVNFFSISASQFVEIYVGVGASRVRALYQEAKENAPSVVFIDELDAVGRERGLIKGSGGQERDATLNQLLVCLDGFEGRGNVITIAATNRPDILDPALVRPGRFDRKIYIPKPGLIGRIEILKVHARKKPMVDDVDYMAVASMTEGMVGAELANIIEIAAINMMRDSRSEITTDDLLQAAQIEERGMLDKKDRSLEMWKQLALNEAAMAVVAVNFPDLKNIEFVTISPRAGRELGYVRVKMDHMKFKEGMLSRQSLLDHITVQLAPRAADEIWYGEDKLSTIWAETADNARSAARSYVLGGLSEKHYGLSDFWVADRLNEIDLEALRILNICYERTKQILQRNRSLMDAVVDELIRKKSLTKQEFFRLVKENGHLEPLPPNIIDIRIAKRTQFQEMMMSKKEAVTSSST, encoded by the exons atggatTGCTTTACCCTTACCTCCTCCCGATTTGCTCCTCTCTTTCCTATAAATCCCTTCCAAATCCCCACCCGGAAACGCCATCTTCACCCTCCATTTTCAATCTCCTGCATTTCAGACCAATCCGAACCGTCCGATCGCAGAAAACCGGAACGAAACCCCTCCAAACTGCTCGAACTCTCTGTAACCCTAACCATAATCTCttcttccctccctctctctcccgccATTGCCGCTGCCACGAGAACAACTGAAAAGAAACGAAAATCTCCGAAAACCGAAGCTCTGTCGCCCGAAGAGCTTAAATCATGGTCCCGCGATCTTCCGACCGTCGCCGATCGGATTCCGTACActgaaatcctcaatttgaaACGAGAAGGTAAGCTCAAGCACATCATCAAGCTTCCATCTTTGAATCTGAAGCAACGACCGGATGCGATTCTAGTAGTTCTAGATGATTCTAGGGTTTTGAGAACTGTCCTTCCGTCAGTTGAGAGGGATGCGAAGTTCTGGGATGCGTGGGATCAGTTGGATTTAAATTCTGCTTGCGTTAGCGCATATACTCCACCAATTAAGAAACCAGAGGTCCCGTCGCCGTATTTGGGGTTTTTGTCAAAGTTTCCATTGTTTCTGCTGTCATTCGTGAAGACGAAGCCACAGTCAAAGCGGGCATTGGAGTTCAAGATGGCCCGAAAGGAGCTGCAGCGGACACGTAAGGCTGAGCTGGCGAGAGTACGGGAGGAGAGGGAGATGATGGAGAAGGCTATCAAGGCCCAGAAGAAGGTGGAGGATAGGAAGAGGAATAGGGAGCTGAAGAAGGCCCAGTACGAGCAGTCGCTGCGTCAGGCGCGGAAGAATTATCAGTACATGGCACTGGTGTGGGCCAACCTGGCCCGCGATCAGAATGTGGCGACTGCACTcgggtttgttttctttttcattttttatcggACAGTTGTGTTTAATTACAGGAGGAACCAGAAGGACTATGAAGATCGGAGGAAGATTGAGAAAGCGGAGGCTGAGGagaagaggaagatgagggaGTTGGAGAAGGAGATGGCTGGGATAGAGGATGAGGGAGACGAGACTGAGGCGAATGAGAAGGACCCATACCGTCAGATTATGAAATTCATGCAATCAGGGGCCCGTGTCCGGCGGGCCCGCAGCAAACGGTTGCCTCAGTACTTGGAGAGAGGTGTAGATGTGAAGTTCACGGATGTTGCAGGGCTCGGGAAGATACGGCTTGAACTTGAAGAAGTCGTGAAGTTCTTCACACATGGAGATATGTACCGTCGCCGTGGAGTGAAAATACCAG GTGGCATACTTCTTTGTGGACCCCCTGGAGTAGGCAAGACACTGTTAGCGAAAGCTGTAGCCGGCGAGGCAGGTGTGAACTTCTTTTCGATCTCTGCTTCCCAGTTTGTGGAAATATATGTTGGTGTTGGTGCTTCCCGTGTGCGAGCACTTTACCAAGAAGCAAAAGAGAAT GCACCATCTGTTGTCTTCATTGATGAGCTGGATGCTGTTGGGAGAGAGCGTGGTCTGATCAAGGGTTCTGGTGGACAAGAACGTGATGCTACACTCAATCAG CTTCTTGTATGCTTGGATGGGTTTGAAGGAAGAGGCAATGTGATCACAATTGCTGCCACAAATAGACCAGATATTCTTGATCCAGCACTCGTGAGACCTGGACGATTCGATCGAAAAATCTATATTCCTAAACCTGGCCTCATAGGTCGAATTGAGATTCTGAAG GTCCATGCCCGAAAGAAGCCAATGGTTGATGATGTAGACTATATGGCTGTTGCGAGTATGACTGAGGGAATGGTCGGTGCTGAGCTAGCCAACATAATCGAGATTGCTGCCATCAATATGATGCGCGACAGTAGGTCCGAG ATTACAACTGATGACTTGCTACAAGCTGCACAAATAGAAGAAAGAGGAATGCTTGATAAGAAGGACAGAAGCTTGGAGATGTGGAAGCAGCTAGCTCTCAATGAAGCAGCCATGGCGGTTGTAGCTGTGAATTTTCCTGATCTAAAGAACATTGAGTTT GTCACAATATCACCTAGGGCTGGCAGAGAACTAGGCTACGTGCGAGTGAAGATGGATCACATGAAATTTAAAGAAGGGATGCTTAG TCGACAATCTCTCCTGGATCATATCACAGTTCAATTAGCGCCACGTGCAGCAGATGAAATTTGGTATGGTGAGGATAAG TTGAGCACCATCTGGGCAGAAACAGCAGATAATGCCAGGTCAGCTGCACGAAGCTACGTTCTGGGTGGCCTTTCTGAGAAACATTATGGGTTATCCGATTTTTGGGTCGCAGATCGGCTTAAT GAAATCGACTTGGAGGCATTGCGCATTCTGAATATATGTTATGAACGCACAAAACAG ATCCTACAGCGCAATCGAAGTCTCATGGATGCTGTGGTTGATGAACTCATCCGGAAGAAGAGTCTTACCAAGCAGGAGTTCTTTCGGTTGGTCAAGGAGAATGGCCACCTTGAACCTTTGCCACCTAATATCATTGACATCAGGATTGCCAAACGCACACAATTCCAAGAAATGATGATGTCCAAGAAGGAAGCTGTTACTTCGAGCAGTACATGA
- the LOC131257806 gene encoding probable inactive ATP-dependent zinc metalloprotease FTSHI 2, chloroplastic isoform X2, translating to MDCFTLTSSRFAPLFPINPFQIPTRKRHLHPPFSISCISDQSEPSDRRKPERNPSKLLELSVTLTIISSSLPLSPAIAAATRTTEKKRKSPKTEALSPEELKSWSRDLPTVADRIPYTEILNLKREGKLKHIIKLPSLNLKQRPDAILVVLDDSRVLRTVLPSVERDAKFWDAWDQLDLNSACVSAYTPPIKKPEVPSPYLGFLSKFPLFLLSFVKTKPQSKRALEFKMARKELQRTRKAELARVREEREMMEKAIKAQKKVEDRKRNRELKKAQYEQSLRQARKNYQYMALVWANLARDQNVATALGFVFFFIFYRTVVFNYRRNQKDYEDRRKIEKAEAEEKRKMRELEKEMAGIEDEGDETEANEKDPYRQIMKFMQSGARVRRARSKRLPQYLERGVDVKFTDVAGLGKIRLELEEVVKFFTHGDMYRRRGVKIPGGILLCGPPGVGKTLLAKAVAGEAGVNFFSISASQFVEIYVGVGASRVRALYQEAKENAPSVVFIDELDAVGRERGLIKGSGGQERDATLNQLLVCLDGFEGRGNVITIAATNRPDILDPALVRPGRFDRKIYIPKPGLIGRIEILKVHARKKPMVDDVDYMAVASMTEGMVGAELANIIEIAAINMMRDSRSEITTDDLLQAAQIEERGMLDKKDRSLEMWKQLALNEAAMAVVAVNFPDLKNIEFVTISPRAGRELGYVRVKMDHMKFKEGMLSRQSLLDHITVQLAPRAADEIWYGEDKVS from the exons atggatTGCTTTACCCTTACCTCCTCCCGATTTGCTCCTCTCTTTCCTATAAATCCCTTCCAAATCCCCACCCGGAAACGCCATCTTCACCCTCCATTTTCAATCTCCTGCATTTCAGACCAATCCGAACCGTCCGATCGCAGAAAACCGGAACGAAACCCCTCCAAACTGCTCGAACTCTCTGTAACCCTAACCATAATCTCttcttccctccctctctctcccgccATTGCCGCTGCCACGAGAACAACTGAAAAGAAACGAAAATCTCCGAAAACCGAAGCTCTGTCGCCCGAAGAGCTTAAATCATGGTCCCGCGATCTTCCGACCGTCGCCGATCGGATTCCGTACActgaaatcctcaatttgaaACGAGAAGGTAAGCTCAAGCACATCATCAAGCTTCCATCTTTGAATCTGAAGCAACGACCGGATGCGATTCTAGTAGTTCTAGATGATTCTAGGGTTTTGAGAACTGTCCTTCCGTCAGTTGAGAGGGATGCGAAGTTCTGGGATGCGTGGGATCAGTTGGATTTAAATTCTGCTTGCGTTAGCGCATATACTCCACCAATTAAGAAACCAGAGGTCCCGTCGCCGTATTTGGGGTTTTTGTCAAAGTTTCCATTGTTTCTGCTGTCATTCGTGAAGACGAAGCCACAGTCAAAGCGGGCATTGGAGTTCAAGATGGCCCGAAAGGAGCTGCAGCGGACACGTAAGGCTGAGCTGGCGAGAGTACGGGAGGAGAGGGAGATGATGGAGAAGGCTATCAAGGCCCAGAAGAAGGTGGAGGATAGGAAGAGGAATAGGGAGCTGAAGAAGGCCCAGTACGAGCAGTCGCTGCGTCAGGCGCGGAAGAATTATCAGTACATGGCACTGGTGTGGGCCAACCTGGCCCGCGATCAGAATGTGGCGACTGCACTcgggtttgttttctttttcattttttatcggACAGTTGTGTTTAATTACAGGAGGAACCAGAAGGACTATGAAGATCGGAGGAAGATTGAGAAAGCGGAGGCTGAGGagaagaggaagatgagggaGTTGGAGAAGGAGATGGCTGGGATAGAGGATGAGGGAGACGAGACTGAGGCGAATGAGAAGGACCCATACCGTCAGATTATGAAATTCATGCAATCAGGGGCCCGTGTCCGGCGGGCCCGCAGCAAACGGTTGCCTCAGTACTTGGAGAGAGGTGTAGATGTGAAGTTCACGGATGTTGCAGGGCTCGGGAAGATACGGCTTGAACTTGAAGAAGTCGTGAAGTTCTTCACACATGGAGATATGTACCGTCGCCGTGGAGTGAAAATACCAG GTGGCATACTTCTTTGTGGACCCCCTGGAGTAGGCAAGACACTGTTAGCGAAAGCTGTAGCCGGCGAGGCAGGTGTGAACTTCTTTTCGATCTCTGCTTCCCAGTTTGTGGAAATATATGTTGGTGTTGGTGCTTCCCGTGTGCGAGCACTTTACCAAGAAGCAAAAGAGAAT GCACCATCTGTTGTCTTCATTGATGAGCTGGATGCTGTTGGGAGAGAGCGTGGTCTGATCAAGGGTTCTGGTGGACAAGAACGTGATGCTACACTCAATCAG CTTCTTGTATGCTTGGATGGGTTTGAAGGAAGAGGCAATGTGATCACAATTGCTGCCACAAATAGACCAGATATTCTTGATCCAGCACTCGTGAGACCTGGACGATTCGATCGAAAAATCTATATTCCTAAACCTGGCCTCATAGGTCGAATTGAGATTCTGAAG GTCCATGCCCGAAAGAAGCCAATGGTTGATGATGTAGACTATATGGCTGTTGCGAGTATGACTGAGGGAATGGTCGGTGCTGAGCTAGCCAACATAATCGAGATTGCTGCCATCAATATGATGCGCGACAGTAGGTCCGAG ATTACAACTGATGACTTGCTACAAGCTGCACAAATAGAAGAAAGAGGAATGCTTGATAAGAAGGACAGAAGCTTGGAGATGTGGAAGCAGCTAGCTCTCAATGAAGCAGCCATGGCGGTTGTAGCTGTGAATTTTCCTGATCTAAAGAACATTGAGTTT GTCACAATATCACCTAGGGCTGGCAGAGAACTAGGCTACGTGCGAGTGAAGATGGATCACATGAAATTTAAAGAAGGGATGCTTAG TCGACAATCTCTCCTGGATCATATCACAGTTCAATTAGCGCCACGTGCAGCAGATGAAATTTGGTATGGTGAGGATAAGGTAAG TTGA
- the LOC131257806 gene encoding probable inactive ATP-dependent zinc metalloprotease FTSHI 2, chloroplastic isoform X3 — MDCFTLTSSRFAPLFPINPFQIPTRKRHLHPPFSISCISDQSEPSDRRKPERNPSKLLELSVTLTIISSSLPLSPAIAAATRTTEKKRKSPKTEALSPEELKSWSRDLPTVADRIPYTEILNLKREGKLKHIIKLPSLNLKQRPDAILVVLDDSRVLRTVLPSVERDAKFWDAWDQLDLNSACVSAYTPPIKKPEVPSPYLGFLSKFPLFLLSFVKTKPQSKRALEFKMARKELQRTRKAELARVREEREMMEKAIKAQKKVEDRKRNRELKKAQYEQSLRQARKNYQYMALVWANLARDQNVATALGFVFFFIFYRTVVFNYRRNQKDYEDRRKIEKAEAEEKRKMRELEKEMAGIEDEGDETEANEKDPYRQIMKFMQSGARVRRARSKRLPQYLERGVDVKFTDVAGLGKIRLELEEVVKFFTHGDMYRRRGVKIPGGILLCGPPGVGKTLLAKAVAGEAGVNFFSISASQFVEIYVGVGASRVRALYQEAKENAPSVVFIDELDAVGRERGLIKGSGGQERDATLNQLLVCLDGFEGRGNVITIAATNRPDILDPALVRPGRFDRKIYIPKPGLIGRIEILKVHARKKPMVDDVDYMAVASMTEGMVGAELANIIEIAAINMMRDSRSEITTDDLLQAAQIEERGMLDKKDRSLEMWKQLALNEAAMAVVAVNFPDLKNIEFRAFVHSQSLMGSLFTPAWKETMTI, encoded by the exons atggatTGCTTTACCCTTACCTCCTCCCGATTTGCTCCTCTCTTTCCTATAAATCCCTTCCAAATCCCCACCCGGAAACGCCATCTTCACCCTCCATTTTCAATCTCCTGCATTTCAGACCAATCCGAACCGTCCGATCGCAGAAAACCGGAACGAAACCCCTCCAAACTGCTCGAACTCTCTGTAACCCTAACCATAATCTCttcttccctccctctctctcccgccATTGCCGCTGCCACGAGAACAACTGAAAAGAAACGAAAATCTCCGAAAACCGAAGCTCTGTCGCCCGAAGAGCTTAAATCATGGTCCCGCGATCTTCCGACCGTCGCCGATCGGATTCCGTACActgaaatcctcaatttgaaACGAGAAGGTAAGCTCAAGCACATCATCAAGCTTCCATCTTTGAATCTGAAGCAACGACCGGATGCGATTCTAGTAGTTCTAGATGATTCTAGGGTTTTGAGAACTGTCCTTCCGTCAGTTGAGAGGGATGCGAAGTTCTGGGATGCGTGGGATCAGTTGGATTTAAATTCTGCTTGCGTTAGCGCATATACTCCACCAATTAAGAAACCAGAGGTCCCGTCGCCGTATTTGGGGTTTTTGTCAAAGTTTCCATTGTTTCTGCTGTCATTCGTGAAGACGAAGCCACAGTCAAAGCGGGCATTGGAGTTCAAGATGGCCCGAAAGGAGCTGCAGCGGACACGTAAGGCTGAGCTGGCGAGAGTACGGGAGGAGAGGGAGATGATGGAGAAGGCTATCAAGGCCCAGAAGAAGGTGGAGGATAGGAAGAGGAATAGGGAGCTGAAGAAGGCCCAGTACGAGCAGTCGCTGCGTCAGGCGCGGAAGAATTATCAGTACATGGCACTGGTGTGGGCCAACCTGGCCCGCGATCAGAATGTGGCGACTGCACTcgggtttgttttctttttcattttttatcggACAGTTGTGTTTAATTACAGGAGGAACCAGAAGGACTATGAAGATCGGAGGAAGATTGAGAAAGCGGAGGCTGAGGagaagaggaagatgagggaGTTGGAGAAGGAGATGGCTGGGATAGAGGATGAGGGAGACGAGACTGAGGCGAATGAGAAGGACCCATACCGTCAGATTATGAAATTCATGCAATCAGGGGCCCGTGTCCGGCGGGCCCGCAGCAAACGGTTGCCTCAGTACTTGGAGAGAGGTGTAGATGTGAAGTTCACGGATGTTGCAGGGCTCGGGAAGATACGGCTTGAACTTGAAGAAGTCGTGAAGTTCTTCACACATGGAGATATGTACCGTCGCCGTGGAGTGAAAATACCAG GTGGCATACTTCTTTGTGGACCCCCTGGAGTAGGCAAGACACTGTTAGCGAAAGCTGTAGCCGGCGAGGCAGGTGTGAACTTCTTTTCGATCTCTGCTTCCCAGTTTGTGGAAATATATGTTGGTGTTGGTGCTTCCCGTGTGCGAGCACTTTACCAAGAAGCAAAAGAGAAT GCACCATCTGTTGTCTTCATTGATGAGCTGGATGCTGTTGGGAGAGAGCGTGGTCTGATCAAGGGTTCTGGTGGACAAGAACGTGATGCTACACTCAATCAG CTTCTTGTATGCTTGGATGGGTTTGAAGGAAGAGGCAATGTGATCACAATTGCTGCCACAAATAGACCAGATATTCTTGATCCAGCACTCGTGAGACCTGGACGATTCGATCGAAAAATCTATATTCCTAAACCTGGCCTCATAGGTCGAATTGAGATTCTGAAG GTCCATGCCCGAAAGAAGCCAATGGTTGATGATGTAGACTATATGGCTGTTGCGAGTATGACTGAGGGAATGGTCGGTGCTGAGCTAGCCAACATAATCGAGATTGCTGCCATCAATATGATGCGCGACAGTAGGTCCGAG ATTACAACTGATGACTTGCTACAAGCTGCACAAATAGAAGAAAGAGGAATGCTTGATAAGAAGGACAGAAGCTTGGAGATGTGGAAGCAGCTAGCTCTCAATGAAGCAGCCATGGCGGTTGTAGCTGTGAATTTTCCTGATCTAAAGAACATTGAGTTT AGGGCATTTGTACATTCTCAGAGTTTGATGGGCAGCCTTTTCACACCTGCATGGAAGGAGACGATGACCATTTAA